The following proteins are co-located in the Chloroflexota bacterium genome:
- a CDS encoding TRAP transporter small permease subunit encodes MRKILKAIDATNEFVGTVVKWLAPALMVLITIQVFLRYVLASPGDVLPILMISAGATLYVLGWGYVYRQDRHVRVDVFYARWSPRRKALIDVIGSLIWLLPWLVFLAFISGKWAWISYETAEWWTLTYWRPPLWPMRATIFVGVLLLALQSVAQLFRGFHVLVRNRAYD; translated from the coding sequence ATGAGAAAGATACTGAAAGCCATTGACGCCACTAATGAATTTGTGGGCACCGTAGTAAAATGGTTGGCCCCTGCTTTAATGGTGCTCATTACCATCCAGGTTTTTCTCCGTTATGTGTTGGCCAGTCCCGGCGATGTGCTACCGATACTGATGATCTCGGCTGGGGCAACGCTTTACGTTCTTGGCTGGGGTTATGTTTACCGCCAGGACCGGCATGTGAGAGTAGATGTTTTTTATGCTCGATGGTCCCCCAGGAGAAAAGCCCTCATTGACGTGATTGGCAGCCTGATTTGGCTCCTGCCATGGCTCGTTTTCCTGGCCTTTATTAGCGGGAAGTGGGCATGGATATCGTATGAAACTGCCGAATGGTGGACGCTCACCTATTGGCGCCCTCCGCTTTGGCCAATGAGAGCAACTATATTTGTGGGAGTGCTTTTGCTTGCCCTTCAGAGTGTGGCTCAATTGTTTCGTGGTTTCCATGTGCTGGTAAGGAATAGAGCTTATGATTGA